The stretch of DNA TCGGATTTAGAAATATGATAATCAATCTCAAtaaaaaaagatcaagaaactaataatgatcctaagttcctaaataatgaaaaatttcaagaaagttTATTCCATCGAACCAATAAGTATCACAAAAAACCAACTCTACAGTCAAAAGCATATGAATTAAATTAGCAGTTTAACTAGCCGCCATAAATCTTAGAGACAATAACTTGAATAATAGATAATAGTTTGACAACATTTCTGTTATAGAAAGTGACGGGAGACTTTTGTATCGGTCCATTCTTCCATTCTTCTTCGCATTCGCGCATATAGTTTGCACCATCCGTTGCAGATGCTTTAGCACCTGCTGCATCCATGTCTTCATTTGCATATTCCCAAGATTTTTGGAAAAGTTTAGATGCTACATGGTAACTCGCAAGACAAAAATTTAGTCGTTGAGTTCCAACCGGACCATTAAACTTCTGGCGGactttgttgatttgtttggcTGCATTGGTCACTTGGTCTTGGCATTTAGAAATCTGACAATAAATCTCAATTAGAAATAAAGacacttttatttttagcaaAGGAATAAAGCAGATTTTCTCATCTctcaatttttatgtttatggCTTGTTCCCTttataatactccctccgttttttattaattgtcgttctagagttaaaattttgtgtcataatacttgtcgttttagatttccaATGCAAATGTTTGGTAAATATTTCAATCTTATCTAATTGTTTTAATGTTGTGACcaataaaaagattagaaaatatattaagaaaagataaaacaagaaaattaatgattttcttaatttgtgtgaaacaaccttaaacgacaactaataaaaaaatggagGGAGTAGATATTTAGTTTTACTGTTTATTTCCTATAcagttaattatatatactagattttggTCCCACTCATGAATTTATTCTATACTTTCATATagaatttaagaattttatacttttatatagtatag from Camelina sativa cultivar DH55 chromosome 9, Cs, whole genome shotgun sequence encodes:
- the LOC104715223 gene encoding uncharacterized protein LOC104715223, producing MFETYKREYQTQLYLLILNIATMLIKHMTSPLSLSLFVFLAFTTANAMLIKDMYALCKETKDVNFCLKYIGTDTRILDANGLYDVLVIAISKCQDQVTNAAKQINKVRQKFNGPVGTQRLNFCLASYHVASKLFQKSWEYANEDMDAAGAKASATDGANYMRECEEEWKNGPIQKSPVTFYNRNVVKLLSIIQVIVSKIYGG